The DNA segment GTGGGATAGAGATCTTACGGATTGGATTAAGAGAGATAGAAACCATCCTTCAATAATTATCTATTCGGTGGGTAATGAAACCAGAGGAGATGAAGCGGCAAAGGCTTTAGTAGAAAGATGTCATGAATTAGATAGCACTAGACCAGTTACTTCAGGACACTCAGGATCTGATTACATGGATGTATTTGGTGTAAATGGACATAGTGAAAGGAAGGGATTCTTTGACCACTTAAAGAAAGATCGCGTATTTATTGGTACAGAAAATACACATACCTTCCAAGTACGTGGATTCTATAGAACAAAAACATGGTATAGAGACGGTTACCCAAGTGTGCGTCATCAACCTTATGAATATCCTGATTTAACAGACGAAGAAGTTTTTACTTTTGACTGGACAACTTCTGCGAATAAAGCCAACTATAAGCAACTATTTAATTCAAGTTATGACAATGCTATGGTACGTCTGACTTCTCGTCAAAATATTGAGCAATTACGCGATATGCCTAATTATGCAGGTTCTTTCCGTTGGACTGGTTATGACTATATCGGTGAAGCAACATTTGTACATGGAGGCTGGCCTTTCAAATCCTTTATGGGAGGAGCAATTGATATGGCCAATTTTGAAAAAGACTTGTATTACCTCTATCAATCACAATGGACAGAAGAACCAATGGTTCATATTCTTCCTCATTGGACACATCCATTATTGGAAAAAGGGACTGAGATTCCTGTTTGGGTATATTCAAATTGTGATGAAGTGGAGTTATTCTTTAATGGTCAATCACTTGGTAAACAAAAACCAGGATTATCATGGGATAAAATGCAATGCCAATGGATGGTAGGCTATCAAGAAGGTACATTAAAAGCGGTAGGATACAAAAACAATAAAATCGTTTCTGAAGAAACAATTGCAACGGCAGATCAGCCATCAAAAATTAAACTGTCTATTGATGGTAAACCATTAAGTAATTCAAAAGAGGATATCGTTCAGTTAAGAATTACAACTACAGATGACAAAGGGGAATTTTATCCATATGGAGAAAACAGAAACTTCTTTAAAGTTCTTGGTGCTGGGCAAGTAAAAGCATTGGACAATGGTAGTCCTGTAGATGTAGAAAAACATTATTTAGCTACTGATAGAATTGGGTTTTATGGATTGACAAGAGCTTACATAGAATCTTTAGATGAGACAGGTGACGTAAATGTTATCGTTGGTGCTATACTTGGTGAAAAGAGATTATGGACATCTAAAAAAGTGAGTATAGACGTCCAAAAGATGACCTTAATAGGAGCTCCGGTTGATGGTGATTTTACCATTTATTATACTCTTGATGGACAAGAACCGACAACGGCATCTACAAAATATACAACAGCTTTTGACATAGAACTGGGAACCACAGTGAAGGCATTAGTGCTATTCAATAATACAGAGGTACTTCGTATGTATGAAAGATTTGCAGAGGATGAAGGTTTCGAAATGGACCCTGTTGTAACGGCTGCAAACCTTGGAGGAGACCAGGCAGAAGATGCCGCCTTTGATCAAGTAACAATCTCTGCTGAAGGAGCTAATTTTAACGGTGATGGCTATATCGATTTCGGAAAAAATCAAGGGGGCTATATCGAATGGTACCAAGAGAATGACGGAAGCGAAGGCGTATATACCTTAAAAATTAGGTACTCGGCTTCTAAAAAAGACATGCAAGAACACAAAGTATTATTGACAATCAATGGAGAGAGTCAAGAATTAATACTTCATGCTGTAGACAAATATAGAAGTGATTGGAACGAATATGAAGTGAATGTAACGTTGCAATCAGGAGCAAATACCATTCGTCTTACAACCCTTCATGCTAACGGTTTATGTGTAGACGAACTTAAGGCCATTTAATTTTTAAACTTATTACGTTGAATTGAATCACTTTTCGTTGCTCAATTCAATGAAATCCAATAAATTTTCGTGAAATGAAAAAACTTATCGTAACATTAGGTGCTTTATTGGTAAGCGCTAGTATGACTTATGCTCAAAAAGAGAGCGATTTTTACAAAGACAAAATCAAGCAAGTGTCTAAAACTGTTGACCTAGTGAAAGACTATAAGGTAAACAACAAAGACAATCAAGATGATAGTGACAAACTTCAGAAAGCGATTGATGACATGACCTCTTTAAAAAATGGAGGGCGTATCAACATCGGTGCTGGAACATATTATTTTGGTAGTATTGAGGTAAAATCAAATGTACATATTGTGATTTCAAAAGATGCCTTGATCTATCCTGTAGCTCCGGAAAAGAAAAACAAAAACTACGGCATTTTTGATTTCGGAACGAATGGTAATTATGTAGAAAACCTTAGTGTAAGAGGGGATAAAGGCCAATATACTGTAGATGTTAGTAAAGCAGAAAATAAGAGAGTAAGGGTATTTAGCATGAACAATGCCCATAACTTTTTAATTGCGGATATGAACTGTATTGATGACAACTCAAGGTTCTCGTCTATTACTATGGGCTATGCAAAGTACAATGGTAAATATGTGATGTCTGACAATGGTGTGGTTAAAAATTGTAGAATAGAAAAAGCACACTATGGTTATGGGTTAGTACAATCACAAGCCTTAAAAAATGTATTCTTCAAAGATCTTTGGGGCGATGGTGGTGTAACGCTTCGTTTAGAAACTGGCTTAAAGAAAATGAACAATGCCCAAACTGGCGGTAATCATGACATCTATGCGAAGAATATATATTGCCAAAATGGAAATGCCAGTGTGATGATCTCTCCACATGCGATTAAAAATGGACATGTAGAAGTAGACGGAGTCGAAGCCGTAAACACTGGATTTGCAGTAAGGATTGACAAAGGATATGCGAGCAAAGACCAGAAAAAGCTAAACCTTAAGCCAGGTTATTATGCCAATACTTCAATCGTTAAAAATGTAAAGGCCACTTATGGCGATAATGCACAAGTAAAGCCTAAGCACTTTAAATACATTACTTGTTATGCAAAACCATTAATCCATTCAAAACCTCACCCAGACGGTGAGAGTTATCCAGCACCTTCTGTTGCAGCTATTCTTTACAGAGCAGATGGAAATGCAGATAATGCCAATGGTTATTACAAAGTAGAAATTTCTAATGTAGAAGCCATCGGTTTCCCTTACCAAAAGAAAGCAGTCATCAATGAAAGTGATGAAGTAGTTAACTGCGAACAGTAATCAGAATTAGATAAATATAGAAGAATCACCTCTTGTAAAAAGGGGGTGATTTTTCATCACATCCAAGCATTTGTGGTAGGCAATCAAGCACTAAAAAAAGTGTCGGAATGATTGCCCTTGGAAGCATATGCACTATAAACAATTACTTACCTTAAATTTTAAATGAAATGAAACGAATTTTACTTACAACATGTGTAGTCTTATTCTCATGGGCGACACTTTCTGCACAAAACGAAAGCGACTTCTATACTGAAAAACTCAACACTGTAGATCGAACAGTAGACCTTGTAGTGGATTACAACGTAGACAACACAGACACCGGAGATGATAGTGAAAAACTACAACAAGCTATCGATGATTTAACGGTACTAGAAAATGGAGGAAGAATTAATATTCCTGGTGGAGAATATTTCTTAAAGGACATTCAGATAAAGTCTAAT comes from the Flammeovirga agarivorans genome and includes:
- a CDS encoding glycoside hydrolase family 2 TIM barrel-domain containing protein, translating into MKYLLIIGLLFSTLQLSAQQRLNFNKDWKFKLDDHSGAEKLNYNDKDWRDLNLPHDWSIEGEYDKDHPMGGQCGYLPAGIGWYRKTINVPEEWKGKAVRIAFDGVFMNSTVWANGRKLGNRPYGWISFEYDITEEVDQSNTITFAVRVDNNAQPSARWYTGSGIYANTWIDIKEKVNIPTDGIFIRTEKNVVKIETEVKNEGRKKAKGTLTTEIVDQNGKVVATTTQKFALESENQKLLEQQLIIENPQLWSTSTPNLYKLVSRIDAKNIHETYTTRFGVRDVEWKPETGVWINGENVKLQGVCNHQDAGALGAAVPDKILRFRLEQLQKMGVNAIRTAHNPQTPQFYDMCDEMGLIVMDEIYDGWHKKALNDYGAHFFDKWWDRDLTDWIKRDRNHPSIIIYSVGNETRGDEAAKALVERCHELDSTRPVTSGHSGSDYMDVFGVNGHSERKGFFDHLKKDRVFIGTENTHTFQVRGFYRTKTWYRDGYPSVRHQPYEYPDLTDEEVFTFDWTTSANKANYKQLFNSSYDNAMVRLTSRQNIEQLRDMPNYAGSFRWTGYDYIGEATFVHGGWPFKSFMGGAIDMANFEKDLYYLYQSQWTEEPMVHILPHWTHPLLEKGTEIPVWVYSNCDEVELFFNGQSLGKQKPGLSWDKMQCQWMVGYQEGTLKAVGYKNNKIVSEETIATADQPSKIKLSIDGKPLSNSKEDIVQLRITTTDDKGEFYPYGENRNFFKVLGAGQVKALDNGSPVDVEKHYLATDRIGFYGLTRAYIESLDETGDVNVIVGAILGEKRLWTSKKVSIDVQKMTLIGAPVDGDFTIYYTLDGQEPTTASTKYTTAFDIELGTTVKALVLFNNTEVLRMYERFAEDEGFEMDPVVTAANLGGDQAEDAAFDQVTISAEGANFNGDGYIDFGKNQGGYIEWYQENDGSEGVYTLKIRYSASKKDMQEHKVLLTINGESQELILHAVDKYRSDWNEYEVNVTLQSGANTIRLTTLHANGLCVDELKAI
- a CDS encoding glycoside hydrolase family protein gives rise to the protein MKKLIVTLGALLVSASMTYAQKESDFYKDKIKQVSKTVDLVKDYKVNNKDNQDDSDKLQKAIDDMTSLKNGGRINIGAGTYYFGSIEVKSNVHIVISKDALIYPVAPEKKNKNYGIFDFGTNGNYVENLSVRGDKGQYTVDVSKAENKRVRVFSMNNAHNFLIADMNCIDDNSRFSSITMGYAKYNGKYVMSDNGVVKNCRIEKAHYGYGLVQSQALKNVFFKDLWGDGGVTLRLETGLKKMNNAQTGGNHDIYAKNIYCQNGNASVMISPHAIKNGHVEVDGVEAVNTGFAVRIDKGYASKDQKKLNLKPGYYANTSIVKNVKATYGDNAQVKPKHFKYITCYAKPLIHSKPHPDGESYPAPSVAAILYRADGNADNANGYYKVEISNVEAIGFPYQKKAVINESDEVVNCEQ